The genomic region TGTTTCTATCTTAATTATCCTGCGACTGTGGTGGAGTTATTGCAATTTTGGTTGAATTAAACTTGTTTGAAGTCAAGGCGATCGCCTCAGACTCAGCCTGAGTGAATAGAATTCTTAGCCACACGGACTCTCAGACAGATACGAGTTCAGCGAATCAGTGAGGGAAGAAAACTAACAATTCCAGGGAAGACGATAATCGCCAATAAAACGAGCAGTTGCAGAATGATAAACGGAACCACACCGCGATAAATGTCTCCAGTGGTGACTTCGCGGGGAGCAACACCCCGTAGATAGAACAGAGCAAAGCCGAAAGGCGGAGTGAGAAAGGATGTTTGTAAGTTAGCTCCCAATACCACGCCATACCAAATGAGATTCAAGCCTAATTTCTGCGCTACGGGAACAAATAGAGGTACGACGATAAAAGCAATCTCGAAGAAATCGATAAAAAAGCCGAGGATAAACACCACCAGCATACTGACGAACAAAAAGCCGATTTCGCCGCCAGGAAGGTTGGTGAGAACGTCAAACATGAAGCGATCGCCATTCAAGCCGCGAAAGACCAAACTAAAAGCGGTCGAGCCAATTAAAATGAAAATTACCATGCTGGTAATTCGCAAGGTGACATCGCAAACTTGCCAGAGCGATCGCCAACTCAACTGACGATTAAATCCGGCTAGTATAACTGCGCCCAAGCATCCCACTGCACCTGCTTCTGTGGGCGTGGCAATGCCAAAGAAGATACTGCCTAACACTAATAAAATCAACAGCAAGGGCGGTATCATCACCTGTACAACTCGTTTACCCAAATTTTTTCCTGCTGCTGCCCTCACATCTTCTGGTAAAGCTGGGGCTACTTCTGGCTTGAGGAACGCTACAACTACAACGTGTATGGCAAATGCTCCTGCCATCATCAAACCAGGAATGACGGAACCGATGAATAGATCTCCAACGGAAACGCCTAACTGATCGCCTAACACGACTAACACTACACTAGGAGGAATAATCTGTCCCAACGTCCCAGAAGCAGCAATTACGCCAGTAGCTAATCGTTTGTCGTAACCGTATCGCAGCATAATTGGGAGGGAAATTAGACCCATTGCTACTACGGTTGCAGCGACTACACCCGTTGTTGCCGCTAGTAGCGCCCCCACAACCACGACTGCTAAAGCTAAACCTCCACGCAATCGCCCCAAGAGAATTCCCATTGTTTCCAGCAGATTCTCAGCGATACCGGACTTTTCCAGCATCGAACCGAGAAAGATGAAATAGGGAATTGCCAGCAGCGTGTAATTAGCCATGATGCCAAAAATCCGCTGAGGCATTGCCGTGAGAAAAATCGGGTCGAATACACCCAAACTAATGCCTAGCAAGCCAAATAAAATTGCTACTCCACCTAAAGCAAATGCAACTGGGTAGCCAAAAGAAAGCAGTACCAGTGCCCCTGCAAACATCAAGGGACCCAACCACTCATAGTCCAGTTCCAGGGTTATCACTCTGTTCCTCCTGCTGCATTTGATTCGTGATAATTGCTAAGTTTTTGATGGCTTCAGAAATCCCTTGAAAAATCAGTAACACCAAACTAACGATAATCATCGTTTTGATTGGGTAGCGGAGTAATCCACCAGGATCGGGAGAAGTTTCGCCAATTCTCCAAGAGACAAGAATGGTGTCCCAAGAAACAACCAGCACGATGATGCAAAAAGGAATCAGAAATAATATTGTTCCTAAGAGATCGGTAAAGGCTCTGAGTTTGGGCGACCAGTTACGATGGAAAATGTCTACTCGAACGTGGTCGTTATGTTTGAGGGTGTAGGCAGCACCCAAAAGAAATACAAGGTCGAATAAATACCATTGAGCTTCAATTAAAGCGTTAGAACTTAAGTTTTGTCCCACGGCTCGTCCTAGATATCGACCGACGACGTTCCAGACTCCAACGAGTACCATGAGCAGGACGAAGCCAGCCGTGAAGCGTCCGATCCATTCGTTCATCGTGTCGATGATTTTTGATATGCGTAGTAGGCTTTGCAAGGTGTTTTCCCTCTCCAAAGCGATAGATGTAGCATTCTATCAATAAGCCGCGCACATAAATTAGTAGAGACGTTACATGTAACGTCTCTACATCAATCGGAATTCTCGAACTCTCGAATTTATTTATTGGGCTGAGGAGTTACCCGTAAATATGGCTTAACTTCCTGAATTCCTTTGGGAAATTTTTGCTTCGCCTCTTCAGTTGACATAGAAGGTACAACAATCACATCATCTCCATCTTTCCAGTTCACTGGCGTAGCAACGCTGTAATTATCAGTTAGTTGCAGAGAATCGATGACGCGCAAGATTTCTTCAAAGTTACGACCAGTGCTAGGTGGGTAAGTGATAGTCAAGCGCAATTTTTTGTCGGGGTCAATCACAAAGACCGAACGAACCGTAACTTTAGCGTTGGCGTTCGGGTGGATCATGCCATACAAATCAGAAACTTTTTTATCGGGATCTGCCAAAATCGGATAGTCAACGGTTGTGGATTGAGTTTCATTGATATCGCCAATCCAACCTTTGTGAGATTCAGCATCATCAACGCTCAAAGCAATCACTTTTACATTCCGCTTATCAAATTCAGGCTTCAGTTTTGAGACTTCGCCTAATTCTGTCGTGCAAACAGGGGTATAGTCAGCAGGGTGAGAGAAAAGCACTACCCAGCTATCACCAGCCCATTCGTAAAAATCGATATCCCCAAATGAAGAGGACTGGGTAAAGTTAGGTACTGTATCGCCAAGTTGAAGCGCCATTTTTGTTTTCCTGTCGTCAAAATGTCATAGTTCGCC from Chroococcidiopsis sp. SAG 2025 harbors:
- a CDS encoding TRAP transporter large permease, with translation MELDYEWLGPLMFAGALVLLSFGYPVAFALGGVAILFGLLGISLGVFDPIFLTAMPQRIFGIMANYTLLAIPYFIFLGSMLEKSGIAENLLETMGILLGRLRGGLALAVVVVGALLAATTGVVAATVVAMGLISLPIMLRYGYDKRLATGVIAASGTLGQIIPPSVVLVVLGDQLGVSVGDLFIGSVIPGLMMAGAFAIHVVVVAFLKPEVAPALPEDVRAAAGKNLGKRVVQVMIPPLLLILLVLGSIFFGIATPTEAGAVGCLGAVILAGFNRQLSWRSLWQVCDVTLRITSMVIFILIGSTAFSLVFRGLNGDRFMFDVLTNLPGGEIGFLFVSMLVVFILGFFIDFFEIAFIVVPLFVPVAQKLGLNLIWYGVVLGANLQTSFLTPPFGFALFYLRGVAPREVTTGDIYRGVVPFIILQLLVLLAIIVFPGIVSFLPSLIR
- a CDS encoding TRAP transporter small permease subunit, whose protein sequence is MQSLLRISKIIDTMNEWIGRFTAGFVLLMVLVGVWNVVGRYLGRAVGQNLSSNALIEAQWYLFDLVFLLGAAYTLKHNDHVRVDIFHRNWSPKLRAFTDLLGTILFLIPFCIIVLVVSWDTILVSWRIGETSPDPGGLLRYPIKTMIIVSLVLLIFQGISEAIKNLAIITNQMQQEEQSDNPGTGL
- a CDS encoding peroxiredoxin yields the protein MALQLGDTVPNFTQSSSFGDIDFYEWAGDSWVVLFSHPADYTPVCTTELGEVSKLKPEFDKRNVKVIALSVDDAESHKGWIGDINETQSTTVDYPILADPDKKVSDLYGMIHPNANAKVTVRSVFVIDPDKKLRLTITYPPSTGRNFEEILRVIDSLQLTDNYSVATPVNWKDGDDVIVVPSMSTEEAKQKFPKGIQEVKPYLRVTPQPNK